The Bacillus sp. Bos-x628 genome segment AAACTCGACCGAGGAAAAATCTATGGAGTTGATGCCTCTCGTCATATGGTCAAATACGCAAAAAGAAAAAATAAAAAACTGCTGGAACAAAATAAAGCAGTGATTTCACTCGGGAAGGCCGAAAGTTTACCCTTCGAAGACAGATCATTTAATAAATTATTTACGGTGCAAACCATCTATTTTTGGACTGATATAGAGCAAGTGATGAAAGAGGTGTACCGAGTCCTTCAAGTGGATGGGGAAGTATACTTATCTTTTCAAAAGCAGGAGTTAATGAAAGAACAAAAACAGGCACAATCGTTATACAATGAACAAGACGTGAGACGCATGTTTTCTAACTATCATTTTAGAGAAGTCTCCATTTACCACTATGATACATACATCTGTATCAAAGCGTTAAAATGATGAATATATTTCCCAGGTAATGAACAAGAAGAGCCGCAAACGTTAGAACCCCTTTTTCTTTAGAAAAAGGGGTTTTTCACTTTTGTTCATATTGGATATAGTGTTATTTAGATGGATTCACTCATCAGAAAGAAAAAAGCTTGTCAACTTTGTCGACAAGCTCAGTAGAACTTTTTGTGTTCATATGTAGGGGCCAGCCAGGTGTGTAAGGAATGATAGTATATATAAGGAATTTGTTTGTCGATTAAGGATACCTGTCTGGCTTAATTCTTATATCGACACGTTTCTGCAAAAGTTTAGCTTTTTTTTCAATTTTTTCTTTTTTATTTGACTGGAGTCCCTGTGATAGACAAGGTCGTTCATTTCTCTTTGACTCAATGTGCAATTCAAAGAAGGGAAATGTCGATAAAAATAGAAAAATGTAGAGATCTTATTTTCTAACTAGGGAGGAATGAACACATGTCGGGAAACAAAGGTGTCGTTTATAAAGGGGCTGGAAATGTAGCAGTTGAAGATATAGGTTACCCTGATTTGGTATTAAAGGATGGTCCAGGTGTTCCTAAAGCCAATGTTGGTCGTAAATGTGAGCATGGCGTCATTTTAAAAGTCGTGACGACAAACATTTGCGGGAGTGATCAGCACATGGTGAGAGGGCGTACAACTGCACCCGAAGGACTTGTACTTGGACATGAAATTACAGGTGAGGTCATTGAGGTCGGTCGAGATGTGGAGTTTATTCAAAAAGGTGACCTTGTGTCAGTTCCGTTTAATATTGCTTGTGGACGATGCGTCATGTGTAAGGAACAAAAAACCCATGTTTGTCTGAATGTAAACCCTGATCGTCCTGGCTCCGCCTATGGATATGTTGATATGGGCGGATGGGTTGGTGGGCAATCCGAATATGTAATGGTTCCATATGCAGATTTCCAGTTGCTGAAATTCCCAGACAAAGATCAGGCAATGGAAAAAATACTTGATTTGACAATGCTCTCTGATATATTCCCGACAGGGTTTCACGGTGCCTATACTGCCGGAGTAAAGACCGGATCTACTGTGTATATTGCTGGTGCAGGGCCAGTAGGTCTTGCAGCAGCGCATTCCGCTCAGCTTCTTGGCGCTTCTGCTGTGATCGTCGGTGATCTCAATGAGCA includes the following:
- a CDS encoding class I SAM-dependent methyltransferase; the encoded protein is MIQSWIGKQMREPKGLFSKWVARYMEKNHHDINQWTIQLLNIQENDRILEIGTGRGMTLSKVAEKLDRGKIYGVDASRHMVKYAKRKNKKLLEQNKAVISLGKAESLPFEDRSFNKLFTVQTIYFWTDIEQVMKEVYRVLQVDGEVYLSFQKQELMKEQKQAQSLYNEQDVRRMFSNYHFREVSIYHYDTYICIKALK
- the fdhA gene encoding formaldehyde dehydrogenase, glutathione-independent, translating into MSGNKGVVYKGAGNVAVEDIGYPDLVLKDGPGVPKANVGRKCEHGVILKVVTTNICGSDQHMVRGRTTAPEGLVLGHEITGEVIEVGRDVEFIQKGDLVSVPFNIACGRCVMCKEQKTHVCLNVNPDRPGSAYGYVDMGGWVGGQSEYVMVPYADFQLLKFPDKDQAMEKILDLTMLSDIFPTGFHGAYTAGVKTGSTVYIAGAGPVGLAAAHSAQLLGASAVIVGDLNEQRLEQARSFGCETINLRKHDRIGEQITNILGEPEVDCAVDCVGFEASGHGNQGEAPATVLNTIMDITKVGGKLGIPGLYVTEDPGGVDEDAKVGSLKVRIGLGWAKAHTFVTGQTPVMQYHRSLMKSILSGRAQIAKAVNATVINLDQAPEGYSDFDSGVAKKFVIDPHGMISR